The window CATATGGAAGTTCACAAAGAAATGTGACTCAAGGAGGGAATTTTGGGTTTATGTACCATTTTAGGAaggggaaggacagggggagaagGGAACTTTGAGGAAAAcaaatgacttctttttttttttttttttgtatttttctgaagctggaaacggggagagacagtcagacagactcccgcatgcgcccgactgggatccacctggcacgcccaccaggggcgacgctctgcccaccagggggcgatgctctgcccctcaggggccgtcgctctgccgcgaccagagccactctagcacctggggcagaggccaaggagccatcctcagcgcccgggccatctttgctccaatggagccttggctgcgggaggggaagagagagacagagaggaaggaggggggcggtggagaagcaaatgggcgcttctcctatgtgccctggccggaatcgaacctgggtcccccgcacgccaggccgacgctctactgctgagccaaccggccagggccacaaatgacTTCTTAATAGAGGATAGAGAAAGGACACTTATGGGAAAACAAATTACTTTTAAGAAagatagcctgactaggtggtggtgcagtggatagagtgtcggactgagatgtagaggacccaggttcgagactccgagatcgccagcttgagcgcgggctcatctggtttgagcaaggctcaccagcttggacctcaggtcgctggctcaagcaaggggtcactctgtctgctgtagccccccagtcaaggcacatatgagaaatcaatcaatgaacaactaaggaaccgcaacaaagaattgatgtttctcatctcccttcctgtctgtctgtccctatctatccctctctctgactctctctgtctctcccacaaaaaaaaaaaaaaaaaaaaaaaaaaaaaaagaagaaagataaatggGTCCTTAGGAGACTAGCTAGGATATATGATAGTTTTGTGACAATACCTATTTAGGTGTAGTTCGTACTTCCAGTCTCCAATGATAAGAATCAGTCTTTCTTGGTGGCTCCTAGAGAGGGGACTTAAGACAATTAAGTTCCTTTGAATTCTTTTGGGGAGTCTGTGCTTTTAGGAGTTCAGAGAAAAAAtttattctcaaatattttcaGCTCAAAAGAATTTTCATGCCACGGTGCTGTATTCTGGACCACGTcaatggtaaatttcatgttaGGTGTGTTTACtacaatttcaaaaaatatgaagTGTTCTATGTTCTAAAAAGGATATATAGGTGCCAGCTTAGAGGGGTTTCCATTGACCAAATTGTAGACAAtttgagcaccaaaatatatacatactaacAGTAACAGTTTATAACCCATATAATACAATAAGAATCCAATAGTCCAttctgaaataaatgaatgaatgagaagggAAGTATCTCCCTTACAACAGAATGCCACCTGATAAATGTAGAGGAGATGTTagaattagaaggaaaaaaaaaatcacaatttggCAATCATCgtagtcacaatttttttttattattcatttttagagaggagagagagagagagagaaggggggaggagctgtaagcatcaactcccatatgtgccttgaccaggcaagcccagggttttgaaccagcgacctcagcatttccaggttgatgctttatccactgcaccaccacaggtcaggcccatagtcACAATTTTTATGGCAAGAATCATTAATGAAGAGGTAAATAAGTTTGATATGGAAAGCAGgatatttttgcaacttttctctaagcctaaaattagttcaaaacaaaatgctatttttaaaacataggtATTTCTGATTCAGTTTCAGCCAGGGCTGCTAACCGCACCCACATTCTAAAACAAGGTGCTGGAGCATCTAACACAGTTCTTGCCAAGGTGGTTAGGAAACCTTAGGAACTTAGAAGTTCAGAAATCTTAGGAAACCACCCCCTCACCCCGCCTAGGGCAGAGACAGGGAAGATGCCAGGGGGAGCACCGGAAGGCGGACAAGGCTTCCTCTGGAAGTGACGTTGGGATGCTGAGGCACTTCACTTCTCCGGCCTTAGGTGGGGAGGCGCCTCCACCTCTGCAGGCTGAGTGAGAGGGGTTTCAAGCAGGCCCTTTGCTGAGCTTACCTGTGTGTTCTGGATTCTGGGGGGCTCCTAGGCTGGGTGGTACCCAGCGGGGGGGAAGCCTGCAGGTGGCTTGTTGGCTGCTCAGTAGTGGAGTCAGGAGACAGGGAGGTGCAGGCTAAACCCGtcgggggagggtgggagggtgtGGGGCTCCCGGGGGACCAGCTGAGGTCCTGGGTGAAGGGAGATGGCTTGGGGCTTTATGCatgcagggtgcagggtgggtgggagggaggtggTCCTTGAGTGGAGTGTTCCAGGAAGCTAACCAGGAGGAAATTGCGGTGTGAGCCACTCCTAGCAATGGGGGCTCCAAAGAACATTCAAAAACAACCCTCCAGGAAaataacagcaaaacaaaaaacgaGCCAGTGTGAATCATTGCTCTGGCCTGAGCAAAGCCACAGTGGAGGACGTGGGCACTGGGCAAGGGCAATCTTTcctattttttcccatccttatCCCACGCTGCCACGGAGGAAAAGGGCGGTGGAGcgcagaggagcaggaggagaatCCGGGCTGGGAAAGCCCACAGAACCCCCCCTGGGCTTGTCCTCTGTAAAATCGGAGTTGCAGTCCATCTCCCTGTGGGGTTAGGATTAAAAGAGATAATGGAGGAAAGGGCTTGGCATAGACCCTCTCGCAGCAGGGCGAGGTCCGAGGGACCCAGGGAATGGAGAGTAGCAGCTGGTTCTGTGTGATTCCTGTTTCAAGCTGTGGAATGACAGCCACAGGAGCCAGAGGGACGTTTGCATGAGAGTGGTATCCCTGGAGGAGGCTGGTTAGAGCTGACTATTATTATTTCCAATTTGGAAATGGGGCAACTGGGGTTCACAGAGATGAAGTGACATTCCCAAGCCGCCCAACTGGCAAGCCACAAAGCCTGGGCCGGCAACCTTGTCTGGGAGCTTTTGTCCCTTAGCGACTGCTGTCTTGGCTCACTTTCAAGTTGATTTCAGAGCCACATTAAAAAGCACCTGGAGCTGCTCTTCCCGGAAGGGACAGCAGGGTGGCAGTGTAACCAGCATTTGGCTTTCCTCCGGGGTAACTGTCAACCCAGAAAGCATCTGAGGAATGTTTGGCTTTATCCTCTAATGGGGAAGGCTGCAAACAACTCTGAAGAGTCCCCGTCTGTGGTTACAAACAGCACTGTCTGGGATTCTGAGTTATGTCAAAGCCTCTTGAACCCACCTCCCCAAACAGAAGCCCCCTCTAGACCAGGGACCACCcttgagatttttcttcatctctgtgtTTTAATGTCTGGTACACAGTCGTCACTCAACAAACAGTGATGGCACTGAATGATGGCTGGTTGGGAGGGAGGGGTCCGGAGTCCCTTTCCAGCGGTGAGTGTACCCCACCCCCCAATCTCTGCCACCCAAACATGGCTTCCTCCTGACAAAACCCAGCCACAGGTAAGGATGTGTGTCATCTGTCAGCTTTATTTAAGGACCTTGGGTCTTGCCACCTGGTTCTTAGTTGCCCTCATCGGTGAGGTTTTTGCTTCAGGTGGGAACATTTTAGATTCTGGCTGAGGGTTGCTGGTGTCCTGGGattgggagggtggggagggctcTGAGGAAGAAGGGGGGTCAGGCTGGCTCAGTTAAGCTTTCCCCTTTACTTTGAAACCAGAGGTGCTGGCTCAGCCTCCATTGACACCTCCAGGGCCACAATCAGCAGGGCAGCTGTGGTAGGATGGCAATGAGCCCCCAAAGTGATCTCAGTTGCAAACCTGACTATGTCACCCCCTGCCTGCAACCTTCAATTTGCTCTGGTTTTGTTTTAGCTAACAATGATTGAGGCTCGCTGAGTGCCAGGAGCCCTGCTGGTCTTTCAAGACCAGTTCTAGCTAAAATTGGTTGAGGCTCACTGAGTGCCAGGAGCCCTGCTGGTCTTTCAAGACCAGTTCAtaactccattcattcattcgttcatccattcattcaatataCTAAAACCAGGGACTATGCCAGGTGTTTTCCAgacattattatataatttgattttCACAGCAATGCTCTAGGACTACCACAATTcctaattttcaaaaaagaaaactgccctggccggttggctcagtggtagagcgtcggcctagcgtgcggaggacccgggttcgattcccggccagggcacacaggagaagcgcccatttgcttctccacccctccgccgcgctttcctctctgtctctctcttcccctcccgcagccaaggctccattggagcaaacatggcccgggcgctggggatggctccttggcctctgccccaggcgctagagtggctctggtcgcaacatggcgacgcccaggatgggcagagcatcgcctcctggtgggcagagcgttgccccatggtgggcgtgccgggtggatcccggtcgggcgcatgcgggagtctgtctgactgtctctccctgtttccagcttcggaaaaatgaaaaaaaaaaaaaaggagagaaaactgaggttcagagaggaagTTGCTTTATGGAGAAAAACAGAGCCTTGGGTGGTAACAGAGAACCCTCCCCCAGCATGGGGTCAGGCTGCGCAATGTGCAGGGCCTGTGTGTGTAACACTGCAGTCAGTGCGGGTAGACTCAGACCCTTCCCTCTCAGTCTAAGACCAGGACTGAAACATCAGAGAGAAAGTTAAGGACAGTTGCCCTTTTAGCCCTTGTGCCTACTTGGTCCCAGATTTCATGAAGAGCTgcccctctctttccccatccTGCAGTATCTACCATGTCAGTGCCCCCTCTGGAGTTATCTGGCTCCTCCTATCCCTTTCCTAATTATAGCTAGGAAAACTGAGACCTCTCTCCCCTTACCTCATTTTACAAAAGTCAGGATGAAAACCAGTTCTCCAGACTTTGATCCAGTGCCCCGTCCACTTTTCCTTCCTAGAAATCTTGCCCAATGAGTGCTGACAATCCATGGCAAGGAAATAGGAGAAAGGCAAGGTGCTGGAAATGCACTTGGAACCCACCTGGGTTTGGGCCAGCCTGCCACTCACCAGCTGCCAGTCACTTCACTTGAGTCCTCATCTATACGATGGATATAGTAACAGCAGCCTCACAGGGCTGCTGAGAGCTTCAGTGAATAATATAGATACAGGAAGCATCTGGAATACAGTGGGTGCTCAGTCAACTTTAAGCCCAACTATGTTGCCTTCAAAGAACTGATGTGGAGAAAGAACCAgctcccctctctccaccccgCCCTCATACAAAGGGCAGAAGGAAAGAATATTAGAAAACAGATACAGGTAAGTGTTATGGAATTCTTCCCACATTTATCAGCTGTTTGATAACCCAGCTTGGACAAAGGGAAATCAATAACGTGGAAAATAAATGGGAGGATTGCTGATTTAGGGTATCACCCACTATTTTCCCAGTGACTCCGAACTTGACTTTTGCATAAACACAGTAATTTGCCCAACTGGGCTTCTTCAAGAGACCCCAGTTTGTGGGCCTCCCAGAAAGGCAGATTGCGGGCATCCGGGGACCCTCAACCCGGGCGCCCCAGCTCCCGGCGGCgcggactacatttcccagcatgCCCCGCGCGCAGTACCTGCCCGCCTCCAGCCCTCGGGAGCCGGGAGGATGCAGAAACGGGGCCCAGAAATGAGGATGGAGGCCGGGGAGGCAGCGCCGACGGCGGGGGCGGGCGGCCGCGCTGCGGGCGGCTGGGGCAAGTGGGTGCGGCTCAACGTGGGGGGCACGGTGTTCCTGACCACCCGGCAGACGCTGTGCCGGGAGCAGAAGTCCTTTCTTAGCCGCCTGTGTCAGGGGGAAGAGCTGCAGTCGGACCGGGTGAGGCCCTTTAGGTGGGCGGTGTGGGGCTCGGGGTCTAGGGCTTTGGGCTCTCTGGTCCGCCACGGCCTCCGGGCTGGGAACCGGCAGGTTTTATTTACAAAGAGCCAGAAGCGGGAAGaactggctggaggaggggaggaggaagtggatCCGAGAGCGAGGAATATGCCTATTGCCTTGGCAACGGGAGAACGCCGGGCCTCGGTCATTTGTAGCTTATGAGACTTCCCTGGGCTCCCACTCCAGGAGGCTGGTGGATGGGATCCAAGTCTCCCCCCTTCTTTGGGGctgtggggacagacagacagacacgtaGGGCCCTCAGTCCTTCCCAAACGGGACTTTCACACTGCACGGGGGAAGGAGTGGGTGAGGCaggctgcttctccctccctttggGGTGTGGGAGGCCTAGGTGTGCAGGGAGCTGGGTGGAGAAGGCCTAGGGCGCTCTCTGAGCTGGGCTGCATTGGGAGCGGTGCTCGGCTGGCAGGCACCTGGTCTGGGGTTCCATCTGGTTCTGCTGTAAACTGCTTGCCTGACCTTTAGGGTTGGCCCCTTCCCTGGTCCAGGCTCAGCCTCCTGTCTGTAACGAGGGGACACTGGTCTGGAGATGACCTCAAGGCCTCCTTCTGCCCCAATCCCTGACCATCTGATGTTGTGACCTTGAGCCAGCTCCCTCACCTCTTGATGCTCTTTTCTCCCTATAGACCTGCCCactgtgcctccctgcctccctgcaggCTGAGGGTGTCCAGTGAGATAGCGGCTCCTTCAGAAACCTACAAACACCCAGAATGACTGGGGATTTGGTGGAGACAGTGTAGGGCTTGCTTCAAGGGAACAATACCTCTAAGGAGCCCTACCTTGGGTCGGGTTCCACTGAGACCTCACTGGATGCTCATAGTGACCCCTAGTTATGGGGGAGAGGAGTAAGATTCAGAGAGGCCAAAttactggcccaaggtcacacagtcagggagaggcagaggcagaatttGAGTATTTTTCCTCCATCATGCTACTTCGTTCCAGGGAATAACAGACTCTGTGctcttattccttccttccttcctgtcctgAAGTGAGGGGTAGACAGGGGGAGacctcactcttcccctctcacagcctgtGCCCCTCACCTCTAGGATGAGACTGGGGCCTACCTCATTGACCGCGACCCCACCTACTTCGGGCCCATCCTGAACTTCCTGCGGCATGGCAAGCTGGTGCTGGACAAGGACATGGCTGAGGAGGGTGAGTTGGTCCAGGGGGCTGGCCGGGCGCACATACTAGCCCTGCCCTCTGCAGCCTGCCAGGCCTTCTGTGGAGATCCAAAGCCATTTTTCCCAGCCTGGAGAAACAGCTTCTTTCCTCAGTGTTCCCTGCCTCTTCCCATCCCTGATAGGGCTGAATCCCAAAGCTTCTGCCTGGGCTGAGCCCAGGGGCTCTGCCAAGCTGACCAGCCTGTGCTTTCACTGTTGCGGAGGTGATGGAAATATGCCGGCAGAGGTTAGAGGGAGCCAGTGAGGCTAGCAGCCTCCATTGTGAACAGGGCTGccctttctcctggcctcctgggACCAGGTGTGAGCAGGTTGGAGCTGGGCAGGGTGATCCAGCATCTCGGGTGCCTGGTGAGGGTTTGCAGTCAGCAGGTGGAGGACTCTTCCTCCGGTTCAGTAACTTCTGCAGCAGAGTGCTGGTTGTGGGCAgaggcaggaaaggagggagcCTGTCCCCAGCGGGGGTTTCGACCCTCCCAGACCTGGGTGGCTGAGACCCTGTAGATGCTGACTTCTGGGCCCAGTAAATAGTGGGAAAACCTTGCCTGGGGGGATGGCCTCTGGAAAGAGCCTCAGCCAGGGGCAGGGACCACACTCAGTGCCTAGTCAACCGTTCCTTGGGGCACAGGGTGTGGCTCTGGGTCAGCTGACCTGGCCAGGCCAGCTTGGACATTGTCACTTCTTCTTTCTGAGCCTCCACCTCCTGGATATGAAGTGTAGGTGGTGATCTACACTGGGCAGAGCATATTTTACAACAGCTAATGTCATGTACCCTGTGTGTGTCTAGCACAGCCCATCTCTCTTCCCTTGTGGGTCCCCAGTGGGCTAGGACTTCAAAGTCAGAGCCCACTGTGGACACTGGCTCAGCAGGGCCCACAGCTTCCCGGAGAGCCCCTCTGGGAGCACAGGTAGCATGGGCATGGCCTGGGCCCAGGAGCATGTCCCTTAGGGAGGAGAAAAACACTCCAGCTGCGTCATAGCCAACACCTGTTTACAGTTTCTGGGTTTCTCCCTGTTTTGCCATCCCAGCACCTTCAGACAAGGCTAGACCTCCGTGCAGGGGGCCGGGGGTTCTGGGAGGAGACTTGCTAGGTGTGACACCGGAAAAGTCACTTATCATTTTGTGCCTTGGTgccacatctgtgaaatggggtgaCAGTAGCACCCACTTGCTGAGCTGCTGTGAGGAATAGAGGAGCTGACACAAGCGCATCACTTAGTGCAATGTGGACCAGTGCCCTGAGGACCAGTGATGCAGTGTTAGTTTGTCATCCACAGGGCTCCACGAGGGGCCCTAATACAGCACCACTCACTGACCGCCAGCTCTATATTAGGTGCTGTGTGGACACCGGGAACAGCGGGTGGGTCAGACATGGGCCCTGTGCCTAGGAAGCCCACAAACCAGTCATGGAAACAATCAGAAGAGTCCCTGACCTGAAGGAGCTTAGGGGCGTCCAAAGGCTTGGGGCCGGTCCACTTCACTGGAGAGGTGGTTCCGTTTCCTTAACAGTATGGGCACAATAATGCCTGCTTCCTCATGTCCCCAGGGCTTGGGATGAGCCCAGGAGGGGCTTCACAAACTGTAAAGTATGGTGGTCAGGGATATGCACCTGCACAAGGATCATGCATTTACAGTGGGCTCTGAAGTTAGTAGGGCTTGAGTTTAAATCTCAGAGCTGCCGCTCAGTGGCTGTGTGGACTGAGATGAGCTGCTTCTCTTTCTGGCCCTTGGCTCCCATTTCTTCTGTGGGGCAATGGAATTACCTACTTCTAGTTCTGAGAATGAACTGcaataaagaatggaaaatgcCTAGCTTAGCGCCTGGCCCTTGGTATGTGCCTCATGGAGGGGAGCCTGTAATAAGGGTCAGCCAAGGCCCTTCTCATTGTAGCATTCTAGGGTCCAGTTCCAACAAGTCTGCTGCCTCTTGATAGCTCCCGAGCAGCCCCCAGATTAGGAGACTGGTAGGCATCCCTCAGTCACCATGCTCATCACGGCAGACATGTTGGGCCACTGAGTGGCGGTATCTCACCCTTTCCACAGAGAGTGTAGGATACGAGGAGGGAAATATTCCTTCTTGCTTGACCCCTGAATTCAGAGATGCTTGTCACCCTCGTGTGACTGGAACAGGAGGTACGTTTGGAGGTCGAAAAGACATGGGGGCAGTGAGAGTGATCCAGGGACGGTTCTGTCTGTGCCAGGGGTCCTGGAGGAAGCTGAGTTCTACAACATCGGCCCACTGATTCGCATCATCAAAGACCGGATGGAGGAGAAGGACTACACCATCACCCAGGTCAGGGAGCAGGGGAGCAGTGGGGCAGCACCCACAGTCCGAGCAGTTAGTGATGGGGAGAGGGCGGTGGGCAGAGggggggaggcgggagaaagGTTGGGGGGGGCAGGGTAATTGTCCAGCTCCCAGACTGCCCAGCAAAGCCCCAGGCTGGGAGATACACACTGGTTCTTTCCCTGCCCTGGATCTgtttgctctgtgaccttgggccaagCACATCCCTCTCAGGACCTTGATTTCCTGTGGTGGAATACAGAAGGGCCAAGAACTGTCCGCCCTTCCCTTCCTCACAGGTGAAATGGGTTCAGTGTGGGGGTATAGGGAGCCCTTTGGGGAGCAATACAGGATTAGTAAATTGTCTATTTCATGGAATCAGGtggtcccctggtgggcacagtACACCTGTTGGAGCTGGCATTTCTGAGCTTGAACCCTGGGcctcagtgacaagtctgtaggaGGAGCTGGAGAGATTGTCCACTGCCCTGGCAGAAACAATCTGAGTTAACCTGAGATCAGATTTGCCCTTAGAGAAGGGGAAAGGCCTGGCTAGCCCCTTATCCACAGCCACAGACACGCTCCCTGTGGAggttggaggagggagaaggctgGGCTCCCTGGGGTGGCTGGCCAGTGTGGAGGAAGGAGCCCCATCCAGGAGCCAGGTGTGGTAGGAAACAGGTTGTAAGGCACCATCTCCTAGCCTCAGATTGAAGGCAGGGGGCTCCGTGCCTCCTGGAGGGCCTGTCTCCATTAATGATCCAGAATGTCCCCCCaagtccctcccttccctctggcatcACCTGTGTTCCagttctggttctgccactcttTAGCTGGGTGACTTTGGTCAAGTAActgaccctctctgagcctccatgaaAAAATCCCGTAATTTAGAGTGTTTGGAAGGATTGAGATCACGAATGTCAAGTGCCCGGCACAGTCGGCACTTGGAACATGGCTCCCGTCTTCCCACACTGCcgccctcctcttctctttctagggtgtaggaggagggagaagctagGGAGAAGGCAGGTGCTCATCCCCCTCCTGGGGTGCCCGTTGCCCCCATAAGTACCCTTCATATTGCCCTTCTGCCTCCAGGTCCCGCCCAAGCACGTGTACCGCGTGCTGCAGTGCCAGGAAGAGGAGCTCACACAGATGGTGTCCACCATGTCTGATGGCTGGCGCTTTGAGCAGGTGGGCTGGGGACATGGGGACCATGCCCAGGATCTCCCAGTCTCCAGGCAAAGCAGGCCCCTCGCTTCCTTCAGCTACAGCCTTGAATTCTCCATTGCCGCCTCCACCTGGGGTGTGGAGGTCTTCTTAAGTTTAAGTAGACAAAATTAGGGAAGGCCACACTTTGGCAACAGAttgaccgagacagagagagtggaAGCCCCACTTGCTGCCGGGCAACTCCACGCATCCTCCTCGGTGGGAGTGTTCACAGCAACCGGTAGTAGTCCATACGGTAGTATGAGCGAGTCTCTGGTCCCAAGTGACAGCTCGGTTGCAAGGAGTTGAGATCCACATAGGTGAGCCAAGCCTGCGTAAGGTTAACACCTCCTGGAACAATTCCATAAGCACAGCTCCCTGCATCTGCAAGGGATGTACCTAGTTACAGGCGTTGCCACATTCAGGGGAGACCAGAGCTGCGGCTTCTGAGGAATTTATAGTGACCTCTAGTTCCCAGTCCAGGTGCAGGCTCCCCATCAGGGAATTTATTATCATAAGCGGTGTTGCCCTAGTATTACTATAGCAGGCGTCCTCCGGTTTCCAGAGGAGCAGAGCCGGTGAGTTAACCTGAGATCAGATTTGCCCTTAGAGAAGGAGAAAGGCCTGAGTAGCCCCTTATCCACAGCCACAGACATGCTCCCTgtggagggtggaggagggagaaggctgGGCTCCCTGGGGTGGCTGCCAGTGTGGAGGAAGGAGCCCCATCCAGGAGCCAGAGGCCTGATTCACATCTAGGCCTCACCAGTGACATGCAATcacatctctctgggcctcagtttcctaatctatgATTCACACTGTTATGAAGATTAGAAGGATTACTGATAAAGTCCCTAGCCCAGGGTAGGACTCTAGACATTGGCACAAGTTGGCATCATGCAAATAATTAGAAGTATTTAAGTTTGTAAGACCCCAGAGAGGCCTTGGGATCTGAGTCTAACTCCAGGTCTACTCTTCCTGGCTGGGGCCTTTCAGCAGGTCACCCCCTCTCCAGGCCTTGTCTGCTGGATCAGCTGGTATTTTTCTCTGCCTGTGGGTTGAGGGTCCCTGCGGGCTGAGTGAGGCCTGTCATGTGCAGGGTCTTTAACAAGCCAGAGGGCCAGTGGGTGTGGTTATTCTAGGAACCCCAGAATAAAGGTGGCACCGCCCTTGAGAGCCTATGAGAGTCTTTGGCAATTGCAAGTCAGAGCCAGTAGGTCAGGGACCACTGGTCATTTATCCTCTGGCCTAAGGAGTGAGTGAGCCATCCTACCTCTGCttccaaaaatgaacagaatattCTTTGGGGCTCCCCCATGCCAGTCTGGTTCTAGGGCTGTTTCAGCACATCTGGTACAGAAGGTGACAGCCTGCCCATGATAGGTCTCCTGCTTTTAGGAAGTGGTCTGCTAGATCTAGGCTGGGCCAGGgctgtggggtgggagggaggggcagcagtGATACCACCCCTTCGTCCAGGGCCCAGGCCCAGCCAGGCCCagtggagatgggggaggggggagatttGACTTTTAGCCCAGAGTTGTTCTCAGGAAACCCAGGGATGTGCCTGAGCAAGCAGCCAGGTCAGGACACAAGTTGGTATCTTGACAAGTGCTAATGTCCACCTCCTCCCTTCTCACTGCCCCCCAACTGGACCTGTCATCTTTCTCCCCGTGCGGCACCCCTCTAGCTGGTGAACATCGGCTCTTCCTATAACTACGGCAGTGAGGACCAGGCGGAGTTCCTGTGCGTGGTATCCAAGGAGCTCCACAGCTCCCCCCACGGGCTGAGCTCTGAGTCCAGCCGCAAAACCAAGGTGAGCCGCCAGCTTCAGCCTTccgctttcctccctccctccctgccctccacagagtcatccctgcttcttctttctccctcccgcTGCACATGCATAACCCCTGGTCACAGCCAATGCCATACATCCCATGCCACCTGTGGTCCTGTCTGCTCACGCTGGTCACCCAGGCCTAGGCTCGGGGAGCAGTGAGATGGGACCATCCCAAGGGCACAGCGAGAGTGACTTAGTTGCCACTTAAATGGTGGCCACATGGTGACCATAGGGCAGCGTGGCACAAGGAGGAATGCACTGGACTGGGGTCTGGGCATGGTATGCCTcactctgtgtgaccttggacaaatcctGTACCCTTGGCACCTTCGTTATATTCTCTGAAAACTGAGGGGGGTAGATCACATCCTCTCTGGTGCTGTCAAGCTTGGAACTTCTGGGATCCTAACGGCCAGTTGATTCCCAGGGGCGGGTCAGCGACCCCAGCTGGCTTAGGCCAGGATGGGGATGCCAAGTCTGTTAGTCCTGCCCCTTTCCCAGGCCCCCTCCTCGGCACTCTGCAGGAGTGGGGTCGTGATTCTGGGGGGTCTACCCTGTGTTTCCACCCTGGACCCGCAGCTGGTCGGAAGCCTCAAAGACCTCCTATAGGGCCAATGGGACAGGCAGCAAGCCAGGCCTAGAGGAAGGGAGACCATTCCTTCTGGGCCTGTCCTGTGTGTTGGAGATATGACCTctggcttcctgtctgtctgtctgccttccctgtGACTT is drawn from Saccopteryx leptura isolate mSacLep1 chromosome 1, mSacLep1_pri_phased_curated, whole genome shotgun sequence and contains these coding sequences:
- the KCTD17 gene encoding BTB/POZ domain-containing protein KCTD17 isoform X2, giving the protein MQKRGPEMRMEAGEAAPTAGAGGRAAGGWGKWVRLNVGGTVFLTTRQTLCREQKSFLSRLCQGEELQSDRDETGAYLIDRDPTYFGPILNFLRHGKLVLDKDMAEEGVLEEAEFYNIGPLIRIIKDRMEEKDYTITQVPPKHVYRVLQCQEEELTQMVSTMSDGWRFEQLVNIGSSYNYGSEDQAEFLCVVSKELHSSPHGLSSESSRKTKSAEEQLEEEQQQEEEEVEVEQVQVEADTQEKAVTSQRHPDVRPQITSRQLGFRSEVLYFCTMGWAPSSRWRKRSARCHLCLHLRGCDLLLPPWWVLGPLGRAACLWPKCGAVQLCLPGPYVPSSQTPSCMVDILPPGPVTSPP
- the KCTD17 gene encoding BTB/POZ domain-containing protein KCTD17 isoform X4 is translated as MQKRGPEMRMEAGEAAPTAGAGGRAAGGWGKWVRLNVGGTVFLTTRQTLCREQKSFLSRLCQGEELQSDRDETGAYLIDRDPTYFGPILNFLRHGKLVLDKDMAEEGVLEEAEFYNIGPLIRIIKDRMEEKDYTITQVPPKHVYRVLQCQEEELTQMVSTMSDGWRFEQLVNIGSSYNYGSEDQAEFLCVVSKELHSSPHGLSSESSRKTKSAEEQLEEEQQQEEEEVEVEQVQVEADTQEKGSCLHPLTPEASLAVRASAPPLARPQSCRPCCYKPEAPGCEAPDHLQTVGVPI
- the KCTD17 gene encoding BTB/POZ domain-containing protein KCTD17 isoform X5; this encodes MQKRGPEMRMEAGEAAPTAGAGGRAAGGWGKWVRLNVGGTVFLTTRQTLCREQKSFLSRLCQGEELQSDRDETGAYLIDRDPTYFGPILNFLRHGKLVLDKDMAEEGVLEEAEFYNIGPLIRIIKDRMEEKDYTITQVPPKHVYRVLQCQEEELTQMVSTMSDGWRFEQLVNIGSSYNYGSEDQAEFLCVVSKELHSSPHGLSSESSRKTKLLQARGTRM
- the KCTD17 gene encoding BTB/POZ domain-containing protein KCTD17 isoform X1; translated protein: MQKRGPEMRMEAGEAAPTAGAGGRAAGGWGKWVRLNVGGTVFLTTRQTLCREQKSFLSRLCQGEELQSDRDETGAYLIDRDPTYFGPILNFLRHGKLVLDKDMAEEGVLEEAEFYNIGPLIRIIKDRMEEKDYTITQVPPKHVYRVLQCQEEELTQMVSTMSDGWRFEQLVNIGSSYNYGSEDQAEFLCVVSKELHSSPHGLSSESSRKTKSAEEQLEEEQQQEEEEVEVEQVQVEADTQEKAQSSQDPANLFSLLPPPPPPPLPAGGPASSSSTSSSSWISSAPCLFPLCPCPGFLSACSHLHPGATLAPTSCALHPGAPALPLRASCLPPPAPFLAAPASWPGKKCGCPSSGPAAPTGLL
- the KCTD17 gene encoding BTB/POZ domain-containing protein KCTD17 isoform X6, which gives rise to MQKRGPEMRMEAGEAAPTAGAGGRAAGGWGKWVRLNVGGTVFLTTRQTLCREQKSFLSRLCQGEELQSDRDETGAYLIDRDPTYFGPILNFLRHGKLVLDKDMAEEGVLEEAEFYNIGPLIRIIKDRMEEKDYTITQVPPKHVYRVLQCQEEELTQMVSTMSDGWRFEQLVNIGSSYNYGSEDQAEFLCVVSKELHSSPHGLSSESSRKTKSAEEQLEEEQQQEEEEVEVEQVQVEADTQEKAQSSQDPANLFSLLPPPPPPPLPAGGSCLHPLTPEASLAVRASAPPLARPQSCRPCCYKPEAPGCEAPDHLQTVGVPI
- the KCTD17 gene encoding BTB/POZ domain-containing protein KCTD17 isoform X3 — its product is MQKRGPEMRMEAGEAAPTAGAGGRAAGGWGKWVRLNVGGTVFLTTRQTLCREQKSFLSRLCQGEELQSDRDETGAYLIDRDPTYFGPILNFLRHGKLVLDKDMAEEGVLEEAEFYNIGPLIRIIKDRMEEKDYTITQVPPKHVYRVLQCQEEELTQMVSTMSDGWRFEQLVNIGSSYNYGSEDQAEFLCVVSKELHSSPHGLSSESSRKTKSAEEQLEEEQQQEEEEVEVEQVQVEADTQEKGSCLHPLTPEASLAVRASAPPLARPQSCRPWFVAWWSWREGGGQEGDHLLFLGLGPDFWLIFSPHQSFLAYLGLG